From Desulfobotulus pelophilus, a single genomic window includes:
- a CDS encoding ribonuclease catalytic domain-containing protein has product MEPGKIVEYIDQQKIITAVVTENKKQRLRLLTETNREVNLSANRLSHISESSLDPATPRDGQVRTLKEIADRRRQLAASIDLAELWEVLQEENDWLETETIASLCFTDESADDAGSAVIRTLFADRLYFKFGTSRFLPHSPDQVMQLQKQQEEAERRKRIIEEGVVWLKKSLEDPAPELPDNLRPVAELLQDYIIFGDEAPGIEISRHILNGIGGDPGEKLFHLFVRLGLWGPNENLLLKKFEVETEFNGKTMEAVSALRETPLDFCNDARRRDLRDRRLMTIDGPSTLDFDDAISIEAAGDFHIVGVHIIDVAHFVTKDSPLDNCALDRGSSIYLPDARFSMLPPAMSEDLCSLKGGELRPAVSVLMRIADYARVVDYEIVPSIIRVAEQLTYSDANRMIEEDTDLANLDRIARNFRTQRLHAGAVQISLPEVNIRVDDENGDILISKIDRESSSRMLVAEMMIMANAMMADFLKKNNMPAVFRSQPEPKNRLYKGDEGSLFQNLMQRRHLNRVVLSPVPEPHAGIGFPCYVTATSPIRKYWDLATQRQLKSILGMETPADMQEIQNLFARLEQPMAAVGRVQFFRKRYWLLKYLEKRIGQRERAMVLEERRNQYQILLMDYMLEWMLPVSSGIQLKPESEIEVVIQQVSARRDQLSLYLA; this is encoded by the coding sequence ATGGAACCTGGGAAAATTGTCGAATATATCGACCAACAAAAAATTATCACCGCCGTTGTCACAGAAAATAAAAAGCAGAGACTTCGGCTTCTTACAGAAACCAACCGGGAGGTCAACCTCTCGGCCAACCGCCTGTCCCATATATCGGAAAGCTCTCTGGATCCCGCCACACCGAGGGACGGACAGGTCCGTACACTCAAAGAAATTGCCGATCGCCGCAGGCAGCTGGCCGCCTCCATAGATCTTGCAGAGCTCTGGGAAGTTCTTCAGGAAGAAAATGACTGGCTGGAAACGGAAACCATTGCTTCCCTCTGTTTTACGGACGAAAGCGCCGATGATGCAGGATCTGCTGTTATACGAACCCTGTTTGCGGACCGTCTCTATTTTAAATTCGGTACCAGCCGTTTTCTGCCCCACAGTCCGGATCAGGTTATGCAGCTCCAAAAGCAGCAGGAAGAAGCGGAACGGCGTAAACGCATCATAGAAGAAGGAGTGGTCTGGCTCAAAAAAAGCCTGGAGGACCCGGCACCGGAGCTTCCCGACAACCTCAGGCCCGTAGCAGAGCTTCTTCAGGATTATATCATTTTCGGAGATGAAGCACCCGGGATAGAAATTTCCCGCCACATTCTCAACGGCATAGGCGGAGATCCAGGAGAAAAACTCTTTCATCTGTTTGTTCGCCTCGGACTCTGGGGACCGAACGAAAACCTGCTCCTGAAAAAATTTGAGGTTGAAACAGAATTCAATGGGAAAACCATGGAAGCCGTCAGCGCACTGCGGGAAACACCGCTGGATTTCTGCAACGACGCCCGGCGACGCGACCTGAGAGACCGTCGTCTCATGACCATAGACGGTCCTTCCACCCTGGATTTTGATGATGCCATCAGCATAGAAGCTGCGGGAGACTTTCATATAGTTGGCGTTCACATTATTGATGTGGCTCACTTCGTTACCAAAGACAGCCCTCTGGATAACTGCGCCCTGGACAGGGGCAGTTCCATCTACCTGCCCGATGCTCGCTTTTCCATGTTGCCGCCTGCCATGTCCGAAGACCTCTGCAGTCTTAAAGGAGGAGAGCTGCGACCGGCTGTCAGCGTACTCATGCGGATTGCCGACTATGCCCGGGTGGTGGACTATGAAATTGTACCCAGCATTATCCGTGTTGCGGAACAGCTGACGTACAGTGATGCCAACCGTATGATAGAAGAAGACACGGATCTGGCCAATCTGGACCGTATCGCCAGAAATTTCAGAACCCAGCGGCTCCACGCAGGAGCTGTGCAGATTTCCCTGCCGGAAGTCAATATCCGTGTGGATGACGAAAATGGAGACATCCTGATTTCTAAGATAGACAGGGAAAGCTCCAGTCGCATGCTTGTGGCGGAAATGATGATCATGGCCAATGCCATGATGGCAGATTTTTTGAAAAAAAATAATATGCCTGCGGTTTTCCGTTCCCAGCCCGAACCGAAAAACCGGCTTTACAAGGGAGACGAAGGGAGCCTTTTTCAAAATCTGATGCAGCGTCGGCACCTGAACAGGGTTGTGCTCAGCCCCGTTCCCGAACCCCATGCGGGCATTGGCTTCCCCTGCTATGTGACCGCTACCTCTCCCATACGCAAATACTGGGATCTGGCCACACAGAGACAGCTGAAATCCATTCTTGGGATGGAAACACCCGCTGACATGCAGGAAATTCAAAACCTCTTCGCACGGCTGGAACAACCCATGGCAGCGGTGGGCAGAGTGCAGTTTTTCAGAAAACGCTACTGGCTGCTGAAATACCTGGAAAAACGTATTGGCCAGAGGGAAAGGGCCATGGTCCTGGAAGAACGCCGCAATCAGTATCAGATTCTTCTCATGGATTATATGCTGGAATGGATGCTACCCGTATCATCCGGCATACAACTGAAACCGGAAAGCGAGATTGAAGTGGTCATTCAGCAGGTCAGTGCCCGACGGGATCAGCTATCCCTTTACCTTGCCTGA
- a CDS encoding motility protein A produces MDFASLIGIVSGLSLIISAIFLSGDIKSFINVPGMMIVLGGTMAATLLTFTFREVAAAFRAAAFAFTKDREDPNTAVETMIRICNVGRKKGLLELGNLDTDSGFLKKACGLIADGSEEDVVRAALRTEIDSLKMRHFAVQDVFKKMGAYAPAFGMLGTLIGLVHMLSKLADPSSIGPAMAVALLTTFYGSLLSSMVFLPMAGKLKARTISEVMQLEIMLEGAIAVLKGNNPIMVYESLSSFIPIKERVPLEKMDIRQGDI; encoded by the coding sequence ATGGACTTTGCATCCCTTATTGGTATCGTTTCGGGTCTTTCCCTTATCATCAGTGCCATTTTTCTGAGTGGTGACATAAAAAGTTTTATCAATGTGCCCGGAATGATGATTGTACTGGGCGGAACCATGGCCGCAACACTCCTGACCTTTACCTTCCGTGAAGTGGCTGCGGCATTCCGGGCTGCGGCTTTTGCCTTTACCAAGGACCGGGAAGATCCCAATACGGCCGTGGAAACCATGATCCGGATATGTAATGTGGGGCGCAAGAAAGGTCTTCTGGAGCTGGGTAACCTTGATACAGATTCCGGGTTTTTGAAAAAAGCCTGCGGCCTTATTGCCGATGGCTCGGAGGAAGATGTGGTGCGGGCAGCTCTGCGGACGGAAATTGACTCTTTGAAAATGCGTCATTTTGCGGTGCAGGATGTCTTTAAAAAAATGGGAGCCTATGCACCTGCCTTCGGTATGCTGGGTACACTGATCGGCCTTGTTCATATGCTTTCCAAGCTGGCAGACCCTTCTTCCATAGGACCGGCTATGGCTGTGGCACTTCTCACCACATTTTATGGCTCTCTTCTGTCTTCCATGGTTTTTCTCCCCATGGCCGGTAAGCTGAAGGCCCGGACCATATCCGAGGTGATGCAGCTTGAAATTATGCTGGAGGGTGCCATCGCCGTTCTCAAAGGCAACAATCCCATCATGGTTTATGAAAGTCTTTCTTCCTTTATCCCCATTAAAGAACGCGTTCCCCTTGAAAAAATGGATATACGGCAGGGGGATATATGA
- a CDS encoding OmpA/MotB family protein, whose translation MREKRGSDDFLQEDDGPGWIVTYADLVTLLLVFFVLLYSISSLNMERFKQAFESIRISLGQDLTTLGIIEVMEVPELDRRELTVEEIFGQRSREEAIVEDINAFIAERNVGDHITVQILNNKIVVRIRGTILFESGSEQLTGQAAPILEQIVHIFRAYPEYNINIRGHTDDVPIATLRFPSNWELSAFRATTVLKYLIDKGISPFRLTATGYGSLLPLRPNTTDENRAINRRVEFVLEKKG comes from the coding sequence ATGAGAGAAAAACGTGGCAGCGATGATTTTCTTCAGGAAGACGACGGCCCCGGATGGATTGTTACTTATGCGGATCTTGTGACCTTGCTGCTGGTTTTTTTTGTGCTTCTCTACTCCATATCCAGCCTGAACATGGAGAGATTCAAACAGGCGTTTGAATCCATACGCATCAGTCTTGGTCAGGATTTGACCACGCTGGGAATTATTGAAGTCATGGAGGTACCGGAGCTGGACCGAAGGGAACTTACCGTGGAGGAAATTTTTGGTCAGCGCTCCAGAGAAGAAGCCATTGTGGAAGATATCAATGCTTTTATTGCGGAACGGAATGTGGGGGACCATATCACGGTACAGATCCTGAATAACAAGATCGTGGTGCGCATCCGTGGAACCATTCTCTTTGAGTCCGGAAGTGAACAGCTTACCGGTCAGGCGGCTCCTATTCTGGAGCAGATTGTGCATATTTTCAGGGCATATCCAGAGTATAATATCAATATACGGGGGCATACGGATGATGTTCCCATTGCGACCCTTCGCTTCCCATCCAACTGGGAACTTTCGGCATTCAGGGCGACAACTGTTCTTAAGTACTTAATTGATAAGGGTATATCTCCTTTCCGTCTGACGGCTACCGGGTATGGGTCCCTTCTTCCTCTTCGGCCGAATACCACGGATGAGAACCGCGCTATCAACAGGAGGGTTGAGTTTGTTCTCGAAAAAAAAGGATAA
- a CDS encoding PilZ domain-containing protein yields the protein MFSKKKDKVFAWLDKILNDRRKNYRYTPAETVKVTVQVGKDVEQRPVRDLSAGGCSFHCPELKPGDRVTLVVMSDNPAVPMELVLTAEVLGRTLDGFCHCSFPDILDVDEETLHRFVLEAQRYGFRRKRMQNVRKLRGKGEKG from the coding sequence TTGTTCTCGAAAAAAAAGGATAAGGTTTTTGCCTGGCTTGACAAAATTCTGAACGACCGCAGGAAGAATTATCGCTACACCCCTGCCGAAACGGTAAAGGTTACGGTTCAGGTCGGTAAGGATGTGGAGCAACGGCCGGTAAGGGATCTGAGTGCGGGGGGCTGCAGTTTTCACTGCCCTGAGTTGAAGCCGGGAGACCGGGTAACCCTCGTTGTCATGTCCGACAACCCGGCTGTTCCTATGGAGCTTGTTCTTACGGCAGAAGTTCTGGGCCGCACCCTGGATGGTTTCTGTCACTGCAGTTTCCCGGATATTCTGGATGTGGATGAGGAAACCCTGCACCGTTTTGTTCTGGAAGCTCAGCGTTACGGGTTCAGGCGCAAGCGCATGCAGAATGTCCGGAAACTCCGTGGCAAAGGGGAAAAGGGCTGA
- a CDS encoding phage holin family protein — MEHIAVRWLILTVSILVAGMLFQGIEIASVGTAIAAAAILGVLNAFIRPVLLLLTLPVTLLSLGLFAFVINAFLLQISAALVSGFEVSGFWTAFWASLVMAVINVALTGFRFENGRIIVVDTRRRGPWD, encoded by the coding sequence ATGGAACATATTGCCGTCCGTTGGCTTATTCTCACCGTTTCCATTCTGGTGGCTGGAATGCTTTTTCAGGGTATAGAGATTGCCAGTGTGGGAACGGCCATTGCCGCTGCTGCCATACTGGGTGTTCTGAATGCCTTCATCCGGCCGGTCCTGCTTCTCCTGACCCTGCCGGTTACCTTGCTGTCTCTTGGCCTTTTTGCCTTTGTGATCAATGCTTTTCTTTTGCAGATAAGCGCGGCTCTGGTCAGCGGGTTTGAGGTCTCCGGTTTCTGGACAGCTTTTTGGGCTTCCCTTGTGATGGCTGTAATCAATGTGGCCCTCACGGGTTTCCGTTTTGAAAACGGTCGTATTATTGTGGTGGACACCCGTCGCCGTGGACCCTGGGACTAG
- a CDS encoding phospholipase A — translation MPCVPISGLILSALLLILAPGLSFAEPSEAGDTSDEGYETLLLVNPLEERRKLEKSTADNPFAMLPHKTNYLLPFTWNSSPNPTPEDPDSDIDNTEVHFQISIKVPVLRNFWDGRANLAFAYTNRSWWQAYNKDDSSPFRETNHEPELLLSYAMEKQKGRIHLSHLVLGLNHQSNGQNGLMSRSWNRVYLSSIWEIGDRTAVIIRPWYRIPESKKSHPTDPGGDDNPGIHNYMGYGDIRLVYKVKEEQNLALLLRNNLRGKDNRGAIQVDWTFPVHQHLKLYVQYFNGYGESLLDYNVSVNRIGLGFLLTDWM, via the coding sequence ATGCCCTGTGTTCCCATTTCAGGCCTGATTCTCTCTGCCTTGCTTCTGATACTTGCGCCCGGCCTTTCCTTTGCTGAACCATCCGAAGCAGGGGATACTTCTGATGAAGGATATGAAACTCTCCTCCTGGTCAATCCCCTGGAAGAAAGGAGAAAGCTGGAAAAAAGTACGGCCGACAACCCCTTTGCCATGCTGCCCCATAAAACCAACTACCTTCTCCCGTTTACCTGGAATAGCTCTCCCAACCCTACACCGGAAGATCCGGACAGCGACATTGACAATACGGAAGTTCATTTTCAGATCAGTATTAAGGTCCCTGTTCTCCGTAATTTCTGGGATGGACGTGCCAACCTTGCCTTTGCCTATACCAACCGGTCATGGTGGCAGGCCTACAACAAAGACGATTCCAGCCCTTTCCGCGAAACAAACCATGAACCGGAGCTGCTTCTTTCCTACGCCATGGAAAAACAAAAAGGGCGCATCCATCTGTCCCATCTCGTTTTGGGTCTTAATCATCAGTCCAACGGACAGAACGGCCTTATGTCCAGAAGCTGGAACCGTGTTTATCTCAGCAGCATATGGGAAATCGGAGACCGCACGGCAGTAATCATCCGGCCATGGTACCGGATTCCCGAAAGTAAAAAATCCCATCCCACGGACCCGGGAGGGGATGACAATCCCGGAATCCATAACTACATGGGATATGGAGACATCCGGTTAGTGTACAAGGTGAAGGAAGAACAGAATCTGGCACTGCTCCTGCGCAATAATCTCAGAGGAAAGGATAACAGAGGAGCCATACAGGTGGACTGGACTTTTCCGGTTCACCAGCACCTGAAACTGTACGTACAATACTTCAACGGATACGGAGAGAGTCTTCTTGACTACAATGTATCCGTTAATCGCATAGGATTGGGATTCCTGCTGACAGACTGGATGTAA
- a CDS encoding HAD family hydrolase produces MEKTRIQTLLLDNDGVLVDTEKCYFEANRRVLAEYDITMNLEDYQEHFLRSSRGIHAWFPEMSASFMSDFREKRNKHHMELLAKEPITIPGVDKVLADFSSRFRIGVVTSSEKKPFLRIHERTGFLPFFDFVVCREDVRFSKPHPEPYLKALTMAGCPAEFCLVIEDARRGVMAAQAAGLCCWVVPGPMGCGGDLSGAERVLHSLEEARSLLMDV; encoded by the coding sequence ATGGAGAAGACCCGCATTCAGACCCTCTTACTGGATAATGATGGCGTCCTGGTGGACACGGAAAAATGTTATTTTGAGGCAAATCGTCGTGTACTGGCAGAATATGATATTACCATGAACCTTGAGGATTATCAGGAACATTTTTTGAGGTCATCCAGGGGGATTCATGCCTGGTTTCCGGAAATGTCTGCTTCATTTATGTCTGACTTCAGGGAAAAAAGAAATAAACATCACATGGAGCTGTTGGCAAAGGAGCCCATAACCATACCCGGAGTGGACAAGGTTCTTGCTGACTTTTCATCGCGTTTTCGTATCGGTGTGGTAACCAGCTCGGAAAAAAAACCTTTTCTGCGCATTCATGAGCGTACCGGATTTCTTCCTTTTTTTGATTTTGTGGTCTGCCGGGAGGATGTGCGGTTTTCTAAGCCCCATCCGGAGCCCTACCTGAAAGCCCTTACCATGGCAGGCTGTCCTGCGGAATTCTGCCTGGTGATTGAAGATGCCCGGAGGGGTGTAATGGCAGCTCAGGCGGCGGGGCTTTGCTGCTGGGTGGTTCCGGGACCTATGGGATGTGGCGGGGATCTCAGTGGAGCAGAGCGGGTTTTACACAGTCTGGAAGAAGCCCGTTCCCTTCTGATGGATGTTTGA
- a CDS encoding class I SAM-dependent methyltransferase — MKAMPIAAGKSSFSLVDTQRLKEALGPLDGMVILDAACGAGNYTLALARWAGLHSRIYAVDLWEEGVFELRQRIRDAGASYIQAMVADLSQGTTLAAESVDLCLAATVLHDLVADGTIDGMMKAVARTLKCEGRLAVVEFDKKPGPPGPPEAIRLSPEELTALVVPFGFTLDEIRPVGDSLYLAVFRRG, encoded by the coding sequence ATGAAAGCAATGCCCATAGCAGCGGGAAAATCCAGTTTCTCTCTTGTAGATACCCAGCGACTGAAAGAGGCTCTGGGCCCCCTGGACGGCATGGTGATTCTGGATGCTGCCTGCGGTGCGGGAAACTATACACTGGCCCTTGCCCGCTGGGCAGGACTGCACAGCCGCATTTATGCCGTGGACCTCTGGGAGGAGGGTGTTTTTGAGCTGAGGCAGCGTATCCGTGATGCCGGAGCGTCCTATATTCAGGCAATGGTGGCCGATCTTTCTCAGGGCACTACACTGGCTGCGGAAAGTGTGGATCTTTGTCTGGCTGCTACGGTGCTTCATGATCTGGTGGCCGATGGAACCATAGACGGAATGATGAAGGCGGTGGCACGGACACTCAAATGCGAAGGACGGCTTGCTGTGGTGGAGTTTGACAAAAAGCCCGGCCCCCCCGGTCCTCCGGAAGCCATACGTCTTTCTCCTGAAGAGCTGACGGCTCTGGTTGTCCCCTTTGGATTCACCCTTGATGAGATACGGCCTGTGGGTGATTCGCTCTACCTTGCGGTTTTCCGCCGCGGTTAG
- a CDS encoding hybrid sensor histidine kinase/response regulator: MNPPEDVIVQLIEGLSQAPSLEDFHHLLSSFIRRHTGIEIWLGLHHPPFNGLFRFSDHILPPPFSCLELSTEEMEDYGRDKKPDGYTLIPIHFGKKTIAILACEDSGCPNSASQHSFLQRLAALSGLAIHHLFVRQDLEQRKNELEKKVFELAMLEESGASLAPELDIAAIAKKLLLSVGGYLTATSAALYLKEREHSTIFHLAAETGTSGPAWPRDLSVSYWNSPGGWPRFVRSGDIHDPQLSALAVSMGMEILFPLRDDAELGVLVFFGPMARKLFPEEGALHLAAAMISQSLAPFRNAILYADLKQNNAALEKSLGNLQAEITEKKQTQEKLLAYQGVVAASQDPMALIGSDFCFVLANRACAEAFGTTSQRLEGKNIARVTDPDLFQKKLEKPLIRCLGGETARFRFSWSFPGWGLRHIDVAAYPYKGSVPERHAAIFILRDITQMQELENRLLQSQKMEAIGTLAGGIAHDFNNILAGIMGYAELAIAKLDSPDGARPYIEKALSACNRASELIRQILSFARGESNNKDMRPLCLTEITEDVLKLLRASLPATLEIELYRRESPLPVLGNPTQLHQLIMNLCTNAAHAMPNGGTISVGIRGLVIGPLLASTDPAFQEGTYAELTVKDRGTGIPEAYLCRIFDPFFTTKPQGKGTGMGLSISHGIIGRHGGVIQVETQTGRGSTFRVFLPLLPALDVPGPDRTQLPAPTGGSEHILLVEDEPDLLHLSTTILSGLGYEITGTSCPKEALRIFQKRPQAFDLAILDQIMPHMTGVQLARHLLGARPGLPILLCSGFSEAIAPTMLEFMGIRSYLMKPFTRHQLASAVRSLLD; this comes from the coding sequence ATGAATCCACCAGAGGATGTGATTGTTCAGCTCATCGAAGGCCTCAGTCAGGCCCCCTCCCTTGAAGATTTTCATCACCTGCTCTCTTCTTTCATCCGTAGGCATACCGGCATTGAAATCTGGCTGGGTCTTCACCATCCCCCCTTCAACGGTCTTTTTCGCTTCAGTGACCACATCCTGCCGCCACCATTCTCCTGCCTTGAGCTCAGCACGGAAGAGATGGAGGACTATGGCAGAGATAAAAAACCGGACGGCTACACACTGATCCCCATCCATTTCGGCAAAAAAACGATAGCCATTCTTGCCTGTGAGGATTCAGGCTGCCCGAATTCCGCAAGCCAGCATTCCTTTTTGCAACGCCTCGCCGCACTGTCTGGCCTTGCCATTCATCACCTCTTTGTCCGTCAGGACCTTGAACAAAGAAAAAACGAGCTGGAAAAAAAAGTCTTTGAGCTGGCCATGCTGGAAGAAAGCGGAGCCAGCCTTGCACCCGAACTGGATATTGCTGCCATTGCCAAAAAGCTGCTGCTCTCCGTTGGCGGATACCTTACAGCCACATCTGCGGCCCTCTATCTGAAAGAGAGAGAGCATTCCACCATCTTCCACCTTGCCGCCGAAACAGGAACTTCCGGCCCGGCCTGGCCCCGGGACCTGTCCGTCTCTTATTGGAACTCTCCGGGTGGCTGGCCGCGCTTTGTCCGCAGCGGAGACATTCATGACCCTCAGCTGTCTGCCCTGGCTGTATCCATGGGCATGGAAATACTGTTTCCCCTGCGTGATGATGCAGAACTTGGCGTCCTTGTGTTTTTTGGCCCCATGGCCAGAAAGCTTTTTCCCGAAGAAGGGGCACTGCATCTGGCCGCTGCCATGATAAGCCAGTCTCTGGCTCCCTTCCGTAATGCTATCCTTTATGCAGATCTCAAGCAAAACAATGCAGCGCTGGAAAAATCTCTCGGAAACCTGCAGGCAGAAATCACAGAAAAAAAGCAGACACAGGAAAAACTGCTTGCCTATCAAGGTGTTGTGGCCGCCTCCCAGGATCCCATGGCCCTTATCGGTTCTGATTTCTGTTTTGTACTGGCCAACAGGGCCTGTGCCGAAGCCTTCGGTACCACCAGCCAGAGGCTGGAAGGAAAAAACATAGCCAGGGTAACGGATCCTGATCTTTTTCAGAAAAAGCTGGAAAAACCGCTGATACGATGCCTTGGCGGAGAAACAGCCCGATTCCGCTTTTCATGGTCTTTTCCCGGATGGGGGCTTCGGCACATTGATGTGGCAGCCTACCCTTATAAAGGATCGGTTCCCGAGCGTCATGCGGCCATCTTCATTTTAAGGGATATCACCCAGATGCAGGAATTGGAAAACCGTCTGCTCCAATCCCAGAAAATGGAAGCCATAGGTACCCTTGCCGGAGGCATAGCCCATGATTTCAACAATATTCTGGCTGGAATCATGGGCTATGCGGAACTGGCCATTGCCAAACTGGATTCCCCTGATGGTGCGAGACCGTATATCGAAAAAGCCCTTTCCGCATGCAACAGGGCCTCCGAACTCATACGCCAGATTCTCTCTTTTGCACGGGGAGAGAGCAACAATAAGGACATGCGCCCCCTCTGCCTCACAGAAATCACGGAAGATGTGCTGAAACTGCTCAGAGCCAGCCTGCCTGCCACACTGGAAATAGAACTGTACCGCAGAGAAAGTCCGCTCCCCGTTCTGGGGAATCCAACCCAGCTCCATCAGCTGATCATGAATCTCTGCACCAATGCCGCCCATGCCATGCCCAACGGAGGTACTATTTCCGTTGGAATCAGAGGCCTTGTGATCGGTCCTCTTCTCGCTTCCACAGATCCTGCTTTCCAAGAAGGTACCTACGCGGAACTGACTGTGAAGGACAGAGGAACAGGTATTCCCGAAGCCTACCTCTGCCGTATTTTTGACCCCTTTTTTACCACAAAACCCCAGGGCAAAGGCACAGGAATGGGTCTCTCCATCAGCCATGGAATCATAGGCCGCCACGGTGGTGTCATACAGGTGGAAACCCAGACGGGCAGGGGCAGCACTTTCAGGGTATTCCTTCCCTTACTCCCAGCACTGGATGTCCCTGGCCCCGATCGTACACAGCTTCCGGCTCCGACTGGCGGCAGCGAGCATATCCTGCTGGTAGAAGATGAACCTGACCTGCTCCATCTTTCCACCACCATCCTCTCAGGACTGGGCTATGAGATCACAGGAACCTCCTGCCCCAAAGAAGCCCTCCGGATATTCCAGAAACGTCCCCAAGCCTTTGATCTTGCCATTCTGGATCAGATAATGCCACACATGACAGGTGTCCAGCTAGCCCGGCATCTGCTGGGTGCACGCCCGGGCCTTCCCATTCTGCTCTGTTCCGGTTTTTCCGAAGCCATTGCACCGACGATGCTGGAATTTATGGGAATACGAAGCTATCTGATGAAACCCTTCACACGCCATCAGCTGGCCAGTGCCGTTCGCAGCCTTCTTGATTAG
- a CDS encoding STAS domain-containing protein, with protein sequence MLIIKSETLNQIHVIHLNGILNADTSPELEKLLRQLAQESRPCILLCVRDLEYISSAGVGCFIGAIAAIRQKKGDLRFSEMQPQVRRIFTLLDMEDFFSHFDSMEMGLASFA encoded by the coding sequence ATGCTCATCATCAAAAGTGAGACGCTAAACCAGATACATGTCATTCATCTCAACGGTATCCTGAATGCGGACACCAGCCCAGAGCTCGAAAAACTGCTCCGCCAGCTGGCTCAGGAATCACGGCCCTGCATCCTGCTCTGTGTCAGGGATCTCGAATACATCAGCAGTGCAGGTGTGGGATGTTTTATCGGTGCCATTGCAGCCATCCGCCAAAAAAAAGGTGATCTCCGCTTTAGCGAAATGCAGCCTCAGGTCAGACGTATTTTTACTCTGCTGGACATGGAGGATTTCTTTTCTCACTTTGATTCCATGGAAATGGGACTGGCCAGTTTTGCGTAA
- a CDS encoding ATP-binding protein produces MPVLSFLAEDTMQALETQAAILGIQENDIREIRIEKECRIRMIFPAETRQLELIRRLAHSTASQAPGLDPQTADDISLALDEACTNIMAHAYDRHSHQKIIEVELSISSDSITIILTDQGESGRCFEPEKLRPPDMDALRVTPIPGGLGFHLIRKIMDAVTYEKGPGQPNRLTMKRYIHRPG; encoded by the coding sequence ATGCCAGTCCTGTCCTTTCTTGCGGAAGATACCATGCAGGCCCTTGAAACCCAGGCAGCAATCCTGGGAATTCAGGAAAATGATATCCGGGAAATCCGGATAGAAAAGGAATGCCGGATCCGGATGATTTTTCCTGCCGAAACCCGTCAGCTTGAACTCATCCGCAGGCTGGCCCACAGCACGGCATCCCAGGCTCCGGGCCTGGATCCACAGACTGCCGACGATATTTCCCTTGCGCTGGATGAAGCCTGTACCAACATTATGGCTCATGCCTATGACAGGCACAGCCATCAGAAAATCATTGAAGTGGAACTATCCATCTCTTCCGATTCCATCACCATCATTCTGACGGATCAGGGTGAGTCCGGTCGATGTTTTGAGCCCGAAAAACTTCGCCCTCCAGACATGGATGCCCTCAGGGTCACCCCCATACCCGGAGGTCTGGGCTTCCATCTGATTCGGAAAATCATGGATGCGGTTACCTATGAAAAAGGACCCGGTCAGCCCAATCGCCTCACCATGAAACGCTATATTCACCGACCCGGATAA